In Planctomycetia bacterium, the following proteins share a genomic window:
- a CDS encoding metallophosphoesterase: MSAVISTLGLILLGLVGHLLLWIEFVNHVHATRMPRWGVWWLTLLGYGFLAMAPAAIALAMTLGWLTPPTRSVADWPAALQFYGGLCVAVAVVLAPLAVAHRWPTPLKNVQILGAAHRDLGKELGLAIVGGSTGRLMNSVRGNQALQLEVTRKTLEIPRLPPELDGLTICHLTDLHYTGRIPRAFFDEVMREANALQPDLMLMTGDLVDKAPCIDWIAPTLGALQAPHGCFYILGNHDKRVPIDQVRDVLANQGWTSLSGRTQLITVRGATILLAGNELPWLPPAANMRQALHPDERPHLRLLLSHSPDQIAWARAYRFDLMLSGHNHGGQIVLPWIGPVAAPSRYGVKYAGGVYYEPPTLLHVSRGISAELPLRLNCPPELALLELLRGAAG; this comes from the coding sequence GTGAGCGCCGTGATTTCCACGCTGGGCCTGATCCTGCTGGGTCTCGTCGGGCACCTTCTGCTGTGGATCGAGTTCGTTAATCACGTCCATGCGACGCGCATGCCGCGCTGGGGCGTGTGGTGGCTGACACTCCTTGGTTACGGCTTCCTGGCGATGGCGCCCGCGGCGATTGCCCTGGCGATGACGCTTGGCTGGCTGACGCCGCCGACGAGATCGGTAGCGGATTGGCCGGCGGCCTTGCAGTTCTACGGCGGACTCTGCGTGGCGGTCGCCGTCGTACTGGCGCCGTTGGCGGTGGCCCACCGCTGGCCAACGCCCCTGAAGAACGTGCAAATTCTCGGCGCTGCGCATCGGGACCTTGGCAAAGAGTTGGGCTTGGCCATTGTCGGCGGCTCGACGGGACGACTCATGAATTCGGTGAGGGGCAACCAGGCGCTCCAATTGGAAGTCACGAGGAAGACGCTGGAAATCCCACGTTTGCCGCCCGAGTTGGATGGCCTGACGATTTGCCATCTAACCGACCTGCACTACACGGGCCGCATTCCAAGAGCATTCTTCGACGAGGTCATGCGCGAAGCCAATGCGCTCCAGCCCGACTTGATGCTGATGACGGGCGATCTCGTCGACAAGGCGCCGTGCATCGATTGGATCGCGCCGACGCTCGGAGCGCTGCAGGCGCCGCACGGTTGTTTTTACATTCTCGGTAATCACGACAAACGGGTGCCGATCGATCAGGTCCGCGATGTCCTCGCCAACCAGGGCTGGACAAGTTTGAGCGGCCGCACGCAATTGATCACTGTGCGCGGCGCAACAATTTTGCTGGCCGGTAACGAACTTCCCTGGCTGCCCCCGGCCGCAAACATGAGGCAGGCCTTGCACCCGGACGAGCGCCCGCATCTGCGGTTGCTACTGAGTCATTCGCCGGACCAGATTGCCTGGGCCCGGGCGTACCGATTTGACCTCATGCTTTCCGGACACAATCATGGCGGGCAGATTGTCCTGCCATGGATCGGCCCGGTGGCGGCGCCGTCCCGGTATGGCGTGAAATACGCTGGCGGCGTGTACTACGAGCCGCCCACGTTGTTGCACGTCAGCCGCGGCATCTCCGCGGAACTACCGCTAAGGTTGAATTGCCCCCCGGAACTAGCGCTGTTGGAATTGCTTCGCGGCGCGGCAGGATGA
- a CDS encoding HAMP domain-containing sensor histidine kinase, whose product MDHFVRALSHDMTANLMLLESSLREVQASCATGGSALGMTQGLAHVEACLQESKRFLDDLVALGQTGAVQMEPVRVELGGVIDEVLFEQQPLFDSQGIQLQIGTTFPTVWCNRNRVKQVLTNLMRNAALHGGDAKAPAIRVEQIDCPERFRAKYGEQAWMRVFDNGPGIPAPMREKIFLPGRRLANAAAEGSGMGLAIVRRVVEHFGGFSGVDEAVTPGTAFLVSFPLADLVPRPDS is encoded by the coding sequence ATGGATCATTTCGTTCGCGCGCTATCGCACGACATGACCGCCAACTTGATGTTGCTGGAAAGCTCGCTGCGCGAAGTGCAGGCGAGTTGCGCCACCGGCGGTTCGGCGTTGGGCATGACGCAAGGCCTGGCGCATGTCGAAGCGTGTTTGCAGGAATCGAAGCGGTTCCTGGATGATCTCGTTGCGCTCGGCCAAACGGGCGCCGTGCAAATGGAGCCCGTCCGCGTGGAACTCGGCGGCGTGATCGACGAAGTGCTGTTCGAGCAACAGCCGCTGTTCGACTCCCAGGGCATCCAGTTGCAAATCGGAACGACATTTCCGACGGTCTGGTGCAATCGCAACCGTGTGAAGCAAGTCTTAACGAATTTGATGCGCAACGCGGCGCTGCATGGCGGCGATGCCAAAGCGCCGGCGATCCGCGTTGAGCAAATCGACTGTCCGGAACGATTCCGGGCGAAGTATGGCGAGCAGGCGTGGATGCGCGTGTTCGATAACGGACCGGGCATTCCGGCGCCGATGCGCGAGAAGATCTTCCTCCCCGGCCGGCGACTCGCCAACGCGGCGGCGGAAGGGAGCGGGATGGGCCTGGCCATCGTGCGGCGCGTGGTCGAGCATTTCGGCGGTTTCTCCGGCGTGGACGAAGCGGTCACGCCCGGCACGGCATTCCTGGTTTCGTTTCCGTTGGCCGATTTGGTTCCGCGACCGGATAGTTGA